From a region of the Flavobacterium sediminilitoris genome:
- a CDS encoding aromatic amino acid hydroxylase — METHFESNPLIDKLPKHLKQFIKPQDYKDYTPINQAVWRYVMRKNVEYLSKVAHESYLEGLQKTGLEIENIPNMYGMNRILKEIGWAAVAVDGFIPPNAFMEFQAYNVLVIASDIRQLEHIEYTPAPDIIHEGAGHAPIIANPEYAEYLRRFGEIGSKAISSSHDYEMYEAVRLLSILKEAEGTPETDIKAAEDRVDYLQNNIGPLSEMARIRNLHWWTVEYGLIGTVDNPKIYGAGLLSSIGESTWCMTDNVKKIPYDISAADQSFDITKPQPQLYVTPSFSHLNLVLEEFANKMAVRTGGLSGIKKLIDSNSIGTVELSTGLQISGVFSNVIEHEGKPVYVQTTGNTALSYREKELVGHGTEYHAEGFGSPIGMLKGINLAIEDMSPRDLRAYDIYETEKVILEFEGNIVVSGEIITGTRNLRGEILLIKLKNCTVSHNGTILFEPEWGIYDMAIGKEVISAFSGPADVNSFDMITHVPSSTTIKSKSSVERQELENLYKNVRDLREGKNATKTIENIFEIVARNHKNDWLLSVEIAELAKKENNIDFLNKVVNHLAIVKQNRPEIGHLIDNGLELFLESATA; from the coding sequence ATGGAAACCCATTTTGAAAGCAACCCTTTAATAGACAAACTGCCTAAACATTTAAAACAATTTATAAAACCACAAGATTATAAGGATTATACACCTATTAATCAAGCGGTGTGGCGTTATGTGATGCGTAAAAATGTGGAATATCTTTCAAAAGTAGCACATGAATCGTATTTGGAAGGTTTACAAAAAACAGGTTTGGAAATAGAAAACATTCCAAACATGTATGGCATGAACCGTATTTTAAAAGAAATAGGTTGGGCTGCTGTAGCTGTGGATGGTTTTATTCCTCCGAATGCCTTTATGGAATTTCAAGCGTATAATGTATTAGTAATTGCTTCTGATATTCGTCAACTCGAACATATAGAATATACTCCTGCTCCAGATATTATTCATGAAGGTGCTGGACATGCTCCTATTATTGCTAATCCAGAATATGCAGAATACTTACGACGCTTTGGCGAAATAGGTTCTAAAGCTATTTCATCTTCACATGATTATGAAATGTATGAAGCAGTTCGATTACTTTCTATTTTAAAGGAAGCAGAAGGAACTCCTGAAACCGATATAAAAGCAGCAGAAGACCGAGTAGATTATTTACAAAACAATATAGGACCATTATCAGAAATGGCTCGTATTCGAAACTTACATTGGTGGACTGTTGAATATGGTTTAATAGGAACAGTTGATAATCCTAAAATATATGGTGCAGGCCTACTTTCTTCTATTGGAGAAAGCACATGGTGTATGACAGATAATGTAAAAAAGATTCCTTACGATATTTCAGCCGCAGATCAAAGTTTTGATATTACAAAACCACAACCACAATTATATGTAACACCTAGTTTTTCACATTTGAATTTGGTTTTAGAAGAATTTGCAAATAAAATGGCAGTACGCACTGGTGGATTATCGGGAATTAAAAAATTAATCGATTCAAATTCTATTGGAACAGTAGAATTAAGCACAGGGTTACAAATTTCAGGTGTGTTTTCAAATGTAATTGAACATGAAGGTAAACCTGTTTATGTACAAACTACAGGGAACACAGCACTTTCATATAGAGAAAAAGAATTAGTGGGTCATGGAACTGAATATCATGCAGAAGGTTTTGGTAGCCCAATAGGGATGCTAAAAGGTATTAACCTAGCTATTGAGGACATGAGTCCTAGAGATTTAAGGGCTTATGATATCTACGAAACAGAGAAAGTAATTTTAGAGTTTGAAGGAAACATTGTAGTTTCGGGTGAAATTATTACAGGTACACGCAATTTACGTGGTGAAATTTTATTAATAAAATTAAAAAACTGTACTGTTTCTCATAACGGAACTATTTTATTTGAACCAGAATGGGGTATTTATGATATGGCTATAGGAAAAGAAGTAATTTCTGCTTTTAGTGGGCCAGCAGATGTAAATAGCTTTGACATGATTACACACGTTCCATCTTCTACTACTATAAAATCTAAATCATCAGTTGAAAGACAAGAATTAGAAAATCTATATAAAAACGTAAGAGATTTAAGAGAAGGTAAAAATGCTACAAAAACTATTGAAAATATATTTGAAATAGTAGCTAGAAATCATAAAAATGACTGGTTATTAAGCGTAGAAATTGCCGAATTAGCCAAAAAAGAAAACAATATTGATTTCTTAAATAAAGTAGTGAATCATTTAGCTATTGTGAAACAAAATAGACCCGAAATAGGTCATTTAATTGATAATGGTTTAGAACTTTTTTTAGAATCAGCAACAGCTTAA
- a CDS encoding T9SS-dependent choice-of-anchor J family protein, which translates to MKKTTLMCFILLTLWCQSYAQFTENFDTSTNLPTGWSVINQGGSNEWNITNIGTGAHSGTNVARIVFNTTAHDDYLISPAIAVTAGLNDRISFYIKSLSSTFLEPYEVLLSTTTNTSDSDFSITLQASEIASNSWTKKEFDLTAYDGQTIYIAIRATGTDKYHLAVDDFVNDTPPTCLQPTNLTASAMTTTAAILSWVEAGSASLYNVEVVSSGSTPTGTATDSGVTNSFNKTGLNSSTSYDYYVQADCGGGDLSYWSGPYTFATECDYFGSFTEGFESYATNSAPQCWSFNLNGSNGYAYVSSSNTHTGSRALRSGNSGSTTATHYIVSPLLTDMQNGTHRLKFYVEGSSSNIATVGRMGDPNDPNTFTPIATIPLTTTHALQTVNFNTVSADEYFAIKVEYSSSYNYISIDDVVWEAIPSCPEPLALTATNVTAFTADLGWTDGGTATTWNIEWGTTGFTQGTGTMITGTTTNPHPLSGLSSDTSYEFYVQADCGGGDTSAWFGPLSFTTLISCPAPSALTASAMTTTAAILSWVEAGSASLYNVEVVSSGSTPTGTATDSGVTNSFNKTGLNPSTSYDYYVQADCGGGDLSSWSGPYTFATECDYFGSFTEGFESYATSSAPQCWSFNLNGSSGYAYVSSSDTHTGSRALRSGNSGSTTATHYIVSPLLTDMQNGTHQLRFYVEGSSSNIATVGRMGDPNDPNTFTPITTIPLTTTHTLQTVNFNTVSADEHFAIKVEYSSSYNYISIDDVVWEAIPSCPEPLALTATNVTESTADLGWTDGGTATTWNIEWGTTGFAQGTGTMITGTTTNPHPLSGLSSDTSYEFYVQADCGGGDLSSWSGPFTFYTGHCIPSGTSSSTYIDTFTTTNGAVNIDHASSGFSTGNYDDMYNTMSVSQGPGATVDFSVAIVSGTVGCAIWIDWNNDLIFDTTEVAYSTTGYGNGPFTGTITVPSGVADGDYRMRVMIDFNDSNPGDDTACSFSSGRGEVEDYKFTVDASLSTANFDIANFVAYPNPVKDVLNLSYTSAITSVQVLNLLGQEVITKKIGNTATQIDMSDLTSGAYIINVTVDNVVKSIKVIKQ; encoded by the coding sequence ATGAAAAAAACTACTTTAATGTGTTTCATACTATTGACGCTATGGTGTCAATCTTATGCTCAATTTACCGAAAACTTTGATACCAGTACTAATTTACCTACAGGCTGGTCTGTTATTAACCAAGGTGGATCAAATGAATGGAACATCACTAATATTGGTACTGGTGCGCATTCAGGAACAAACGTTGCTAGAATCGTATTTAACACAACAGCTCATGATGATTACTTGATTAGTCCTGCTATTGCTGTAACAGCAGGTTTAAATGACAGAATTTCATTTTATATTAAATCATTGAGTTCTACATTTTTAGAACCATACGAAGTATTATTATCTACCACTACAAATACTAGTGATTCTGATTTTTCTATTACCTTACAAGCAAGTGAAATTGCAAGTAATAGCTGGACAAAAAAAGAGTTTGATTTAACAGCTTATGATGGCCAAACTATTTACATTGCTATTAGAGCTACTGGAACAGATAAATACCATCTTGCTGTTGACGATTTTGTAAATGATACTCCTCCTACTTGCCTTCAACCAACAAATTTAACAGCTTCTGCTATGACAACTACAGCTGCAATATTAAGTTGGGTAGAAGCAGGATCTGCTTCATTATACAATGTTGAAGTTGTTAGTTCTGGATCTACACCTACAGGAACAGCAACAGATTCGGGTGTTACTAATTCATTTAACAAAACAGGATTAAATTCATCTACATCTTATGATTACTATGTACAAGCTGATTGTGGTGGTGGTGATTTAAGTTACTGGAGTGGCCCGTATACTTTTGCTACTGAGTGTGATTACTTTGGAAGTTTCACTGAAGGTTTTGAGTCTTATGCTACTAATAGCGCTCCACAATGTTGGTCTTTTAATTTAAACGGTTCAAATGGATATGCTTATGTTAGTTCTTCAAATACTCATACAGGATCAAGAGCTTTACGATCTGGAAATAGTGGTTCTACAACAGCTACACATTATATAGTATCTCCTTTGCTTACAGATATGCAAAACGGGACACATCGTTTAAAATTTTATGTAGAAGGAAGCTCTTCTAATATTGCAACAGTAGGTAGAATGGGAGACCCAAATGATCCTAATACATTTACACCTATTGCCACTATTCCTTTAACAACTACGCACGCATTGCAAACTGTTAATTTTAACACTGTATCTGCTGATGAATATTTTGCTATAAAAGTAGAATATTCTTCTAGTTATAATTATATTTCAATTGATGATGTAGTTTGGGAAGCAATTCCATCATGTCCTGAGCCATTGGCATTAACAGCAACTAATGTTACTGCATTTACAGCCGATCTAGGTTGGACTGACGGTGGAACAGCTACTACATGGAACATTGAGTGGGGAACAACTGGATTTACTCAAGGGACTGGAACTATGATTACTGGAACCACTACTAACCCTCATCCATTATCAGGATTATCTTCTGATACTTCTTACGAATTTTATGTACAAGCCGATTGTGGTGGTGGCGATACAAGTGCTTGGTTTGGGCCTTTATCTTTCACTACTTTAATTTCATGTCCTGCACCTTCTGCTTTAACAGCTTCTGCTATGACAACTACAGCTGCAATATTAAGTTGGGTAGAAGCAGGATCTGCTTCATTATACAATGTTGAAGTTGTTAGTTCTGGATCTACACCTACAGGAACAGCAACAGATTCGGGTGTTACTAATTCATTTAATAAAACAGGATTAAATCCATCTACATCTTATGACTACTATGTACAAGCTGATTGTGGTGGTGGTGATTTAAGTAGCTGGAGTGGCCCATATACTTTTGCTACTGAGTGTGATTACTTTGGAAGTTTCACTGAAGGTTTTGAGTCTTATGCTACTAGTAGCGCTCCACAATGTTGGTCTTTTAATTTAAACGGTTCAAGTGGATATGCTTATGTTAGTTCTTCAGATACTCATACAGGATCAAGAGCTTTACGATCTGGAAATAGTGGTTCTACAACAGCTACACATTATATAGTATCTCCTTTACTTACAGACATGCAAAATGGGACACATCAGTTAAGATTTTATGTAGAAGGAAGCTCTTCTAATATTGCAACAGTAGGTAGAATGGGAGACCCAAATGACCCTAATACATTTACACCTATTACCACTATTCCTTTAACAACTACACATACATTGCAAACTGTTAATTTTAACACTGTATCTGCTGATGAACATTTTGCTATAAAGGTAGAATATTCTTCTAGTTATAATTATATTTCAATTGATGATGTAGTTTGGGAAGCAATTCCATCATGTCCTGAGCCATTGGCATTAACAGCAACTAATGTTACTGAATCTACAGCCGATCTAGGTTGGACTGACGGTGGAACAGCTACTACATGGAACATTGAGTGGGGAACAACTGGATTTGCTCAAGGGACTGGAACTATGATTACTGGAACTACTACTAACCCTCATCCACTATCAGGATTATCTTCTGATACTTCTTACGAATTTTATGTACAAGCCGATTGTGGTGGTGGTGATTTAAGTAGCTGGAGTGGTCCATTTACATTCTACACAGGACATTGTATTCCTTCAGGGACAAGTTCATCTACCTATATTGATACTTTTACCACTACTAATGGTGCTGTTAATATAGATCACGCTTCTTCTGGTTTTTCAACAGGAAATTATGACGACATGTACAATACTATGAGTGTAAGTCAGGGTCCTGGAGCAACTGTAGATTTTAGCGTAGCAATAGTATCTGGTACTGTTGGTTGTGCTATATGGATAGACTGGAATAACGATTTAATATTTGACACAACTGAAGTAGCTTATAGCACCACTGGCTATGGTAATGGTCCTTTCACAGGTACTATAACAGTTCCTTCTGGAGTTGCTGATGGTGATTATAGAATGCGTGTAATGATTGACTTCAATGATTCTAATCCTGGAGACGACACTGCTTGTTCATTCTCGTCTGGACGAGGAGAAGTTGAAGATTATAAATTTACTGTTGACGCTTCTTTATCTACTGCTAATTTTGATATTGCTAATTTTGTAGCTTATCCAAATCCAGTTAAAGATGTATTAAATCTATCATATACTTCAGCTATAACATCTGTACAAGTACTTAATTTATTAGGACAAGAAGTTATAACTAAAAAAATTGGAAATACTGCAACACAAATAGATATGTCTGATTTAACATCAGGTGCTTACATTATTAATGTAACCGTTGACAATGTTGTAAAATCAATAAAGGTTATTAAACAATAA
- a CDS encoding rhodanese-like domain-containing protein, with protein MGILDILGLGNSSNEIKEFIAKDAIILDVRTTEEFVDGHIDGSKNIALQVLHDHITEIKEWNKPIIACCKSGMRSGQATSILKKHGIDCINGGGWESLQSKL; from the coding sequence ATGGGAATTTTAGATATATTAGGATTAGGAAACTCATCAAATGAGATAAAAGAGTTTATTGCAAAAGATGCCATTATTTTAGATGTAAGAACAACTGAAGAGTTTGTTGACGGACATATTGATGGCTCTAAAAATATTGCACTACAAGTTTTACATGACCATATAACCGAGATTAAAGAATGGAACAAACCAATTATTGCTTGTTGTAAATCTGGAATGCGAAGCGGTCAAGCCACTTCCATTTTAAAAAAACATGGCATTGATTGTATTAATGGTGGCGGCTGGGAAAGTTTACAAAGTAAATTATAG
- a CDS encoding RCC1 domain-containing protein codes for MSQKLLFAFLLFSYALTAQNCVESITCSDDTVSVVLSDGTIYNWGKNDYGQLGIGTVTSEDSPVLFSTQSDWNILTYGRLHSAGLKNNGTIWTWGNNDLGQLGNGTNTTNNAPTQLGNENNWTAISAGNLHSIALKDDGTLWGWGNNQANELLDFSIYPATFTTPVQISTDTDWDKIYAGYFRTFGIKNDGTLWGRGNNSYGSVGTTMQGFINEFTQVGSDSDWVKVSGARSQHTLALKSNGSLWAWGNNENGRLGDGTITNRPIPTQIGNSQWKDIVAGNYHSLGIKTDGTLWHWGSYGWIEGQLLIPNNFSPVQVGTDMDWKSIAAGYSISFAIKEDNTLWGWGFNTLGWLGNGSTVSTANPVLIIDCINLSIPNFENNAISIYPNPTENHLNWSGNITEGSSYEIINTIGQKVITGTIDSNKKAINVATIPTGMYVLMIQTKEGNLYQQKFLKK; via the coding sequence ATGTCCCAAAAATTACTTTTTGCCTTTCTTTTGTTTTCTTATGCTCTTACTGCTCAAAACTGTGTAGAAAGCATTACTTGTTCAGACGATACCGTATCTGTAGTACTTTCAGATGGGACTATTTATAATTGGGGAAAAAATGATTACGGTCAATTAGGTATTGGCACTGTAACAAGTGAAGATAGCCCCGTTCTATTTAGCACACAATCTGATTGGAATATACTGACTTATGGACGTTTACATTCCGCTGGATTAAAAAATAATGGCACAATATGGACTTGGGGTAATAATGATTTAGGTCAATTAGGTAATGGCACTAACACTACCAATAACGCACCAACACAACTAGGAAATGAAAACAATTGGACGGCTATTTCAGCAGGAAATTTACATTCAATAGCCTTAAAAGATGACGGAACCCTTTGGGGATGGGGAAATAATCAAGCTAATGAACTACTTGATTTTTCTATTTATCCAGCCACATTTACAACACCCGTTCAAATCAGTACAGATACCGATTGGGATAAAATATATGCTGGTTATTTTAGGACATTTGGTATCAAAAACGATGGTACTTTGTGGGGAAGAGGCAACAATTCCTATGGCTCTGTTGGAACTACAATGCAAGGTTTTATTAATGAATTTACCCAAGTAGGTTCAGATTCTGATTGGGTTAAAGTATCTGGAGCACGTTCACAGCATACTTTAGCCTTAAAAAGTAATGGTTCTCTTTGGGCTTGGGGAAATAATGAAAATGGCAGATTAGGAGATGGAACCATTACAAATCGTCCAATACCTACACAAATAGGAAATAGTCAATGGAAAGATATTGTAGCTGGTAATTATCATTCGTTAGGAATAAAAACAGATGGCACTTTATGGCATTGGGGTTCCTATGGCTGGATAGAAGGACAACTATTAATCCCAAATAATTTTTCTCCTGTTCAGGTAGGCACTGATATGGATTGGAAAAGTATTGCCGCAGGATATTCAATTTCTTTTGCAATTAAAGAAGACAACACTCTATGGGGCTGGGGATTTAATACCCTAGGCTGGTTAGGAAATGGTTCAACTGTTTCCACTGCAAATCCAGTATTGATTATTGATTGTATTAATTTATCTATTCCAAATTTTGAAAATAATGCCATTTCCATTTACCCAAATCCTACTGAAAATCATTTAAATTGGTCTGGAAATATAACCGAAGGATCCTCATATGAAATAATAAATACAATAGGTCAAAAAGTGATAACTGGAACAATCGATTCAAACAAAAAAGCAATTAATGTTGCTACTATTCCTACTGGAATGTATGTTTTAATGATACAAACTAAAGAAGGTAATTTATATCAACAGAAATTTTTAAAGAAATAA
- a CDS encoding AsmA-like C-terminal region-containing protein, translated as MATGKKILFKILKISGISIAITLLLLIVLPIIFADTITEKVKTLANESLEGELNFDDSNLSFFKHFPSLTLTLNEFNLNGSAPFKEQSLVAAKEIGFGIDIPSLLFGSETKIDEIYLNEATINIQVNTKGEANYNIYKSSDTIKSNDESSASLQLKDIQINRSHLIYDDASAKIHIEGKGFNYKGKGNLLESNFSLKTTAKIDSLSFAYDKNEYLKNKKVQADLITRINTNSLAFVFEKNDLIINKLPVEFSGFFNFLANGYEMDFKLKTENSNLEDLFTALPSEYVTWMNQTQMKGKTDAYFTLKGKYIASTNENPNANFNIKVRDGYVKHQKGPYPVKDIYLNLDTKLPSLDINQLKIQLDSLYFNVNENKLSAILKSDGFGQRMQIDTKIKSNLDLNFLSNALQIPNLKIAGKLDSDIVAKGNYDKIAHTFPITKGKFALTNGSIQTAYYPKPIENINIQAQLNCPTVAFKDATFTLTPATFTFENEPFNMSASFKNFDDIEYDIKANGILNLAPIYKVFSQKGLDLNGMIKANVSLSGKQSDATNGNIKNLKNSGTLELENIVTTSDYLAKPFLIEKGLFTFNQDKMNFSNFNGKYGQSDITMNGYVLNVINFILSEKETIKGTFDLASQYLNINEFIPATTQKTEDDTVITTPSVIEVPTNLDVVIQTRAQKTQYDDIVITNLNGLIALQKGTITLSNGTLGIVGATAKMKGTYRNEGKEKAYFDYTIKANDFDIKRAYNEIKLFREIATAAENAEGIISLDYTIKGILNKNMEPVFPSLEGNGILSVKKVKMKGFKIMNVVSQKTNNPDIKDPDVSEVDIKSTIKNNLLTVERFKFKVSGFRLRFGGQTSLDGKLNLKMRLGLPPLGLIGIPIKVTGTQDNPKIQLGKKSEDLEETIYEDGVTPLTTPTDSIGITKPNVIIDSTAVIVPVIQNDSIKQNILPLEKENDSIKQNTLPLKKESDSVPKKKINLPY; from the coding sequence ATGGCAACAGGTAAAAAAATACTTTTTAAAATTCTTAAAATTTCTGGAATTTCAATAGCTATTACACTATTATTACTTATCGTTTTACCTATAATTTTTGCTGATACTATTACTGAAAAAGTAAAAACATTAGCAAACGAAAGTTTAGAAGGAGAATTAAATTTTGATGATTCAAACTTATCTTTTTTTAAACATTTCCCTTCTTTAACCTTAACTTTAAACGAATTTAATTTAAATGGTTCTGCTCCTTTTAAAGAACAATCACTTGTAGCAGCTAAAGAAATAGGTTTTGGTATTGATATTCCTAGCTTACTTTTTGGAAGTGAAACTAAAATTGATGAAATCTATTTAAACGAAGCTACCATTAACATACAAGTAAATACAAAAGGAGAAGCAAATTATAATATTTATAAATCGAGCGACACCATAAAATCGAACGATGAATCTTCAGCATCACTTCAACTTAAAGACATACAAATTAATAGAAGTCATCTTATTTATGATGATGCCTCTGCTAAAATACATATTGAAGGTAAAGGATTCAACTATAAAGGAAAAGGAAATTTATTAGAATCTAACTTTAGTTTAAAAACTACAGCAAAAATTGACAGCTTAAGCTTTGCTTATGACAAAAATGAATACCTGAAAAACAAAAAAGTACAAGCCGATTTAATTACTCGAATTAACACAAACTCACTGGCTTTTGTTTTTGAAAAAAACGATTTGATTATTAACAAATTACCTGTAGAATTTAGTGGTTTTTTCAACTTTCTAGCGAATGGATATGAAATGGACTTTAAACTGAAAACTGAAAACAGTAATTTAGAAGATTTATTTACAGCTTTACCTTCAGAATATGTTACTTGGATGAATCAAACACAAATGAAAGGTAAAACAGATGCTTATTTTACTTTGAAAGGAAAATATATTGCTTCAACCAATGAAAATCCAAATGCAAATTTCAATATTAAAGTACGAGATGGCTATGTTAAACATCAAAAAGGACCTTATCCTGTTAAAGATATATACCTAAATCTTGATACTAAATTACCTAGCTTAGACATCAATCAGTTAAAAATTCAATTAGATTCTTTGTATTTTAATGTAAACGAAAACAAACTAAGTGCTATTTTAAAATCAGATGGCTTTGGGCAACGCATGCAAATTGATACAAAAATAAAATCTAATCTCGATTTAAATTTTCTTTCCAATGCACTTCAAATTCCTAACCTTAAAATTGCGGGGAAACTAGATAGTGATATTGTAGCAAAAGGTAATTATGACAAAATAGCACATACTTTCCCTATAACTAAAGGAAAATTTGCTTTAACAAATGGTTCCATACAAACAGCATACTATCCAAAACCTATTGAAAACATTAATATACAAGCTCAATTAAATTGTCCTACTGTTGCTTTTAAAGATGCGACTTTTACATTAACTCCTGCTACTTTTACTTTTGAAAATGAACCTTTCAACATGTCTGCTTCTTTCAAAAATTTTGATGATATTGAATACGATATTAAAGCAAATGGAATTTTAAACCTCGCTCCTATTTATAAAGTTTTTTCCCAAAAAGGATTAGATCTAAACGGAATGATTAAAGCAAATGTTTCGCTAAGTGGAAAACAAAGTGATGCTACAAATGGAAACATTAAAAACTTAAAAAATAGCGGAACACTTGAGCTTGAAAATATTGTAACAACAAGTGACTATTTAGCAAAACCCTTTCTTATTGAAAAAGGTCTTTTTACATTCAATCAAGATAAAATGAACTTTTCTAATTTTAATGGAAAGTATGGACAATCAGATATTACCATGAATGGTTATGTTTTAAATGTAATTAATTTTATTTTATCCGAAAAGGAAACCATAAAAGGAACATTTGATTTAGCTTCTCAATATTTAAACATTAACGAATTTATTCCAGCAACAACTCAAAAAACAGAAGATGATACTGTTATTACAACTCCTAGTGTTATTGAGGTGCCGACAAATTTAGATGTCGTAATTCAAACTCGTGCTCAAAAAACACAATATGACGACATTGTTATAACTAATTTAAATGGACTTATTGCTTTACAAAAAGGAACAATAACACTCTCAAATGGTACACTTGGAATTGTAGGTGCGACTGCAAAAATGAAAGGAACTTATCGAAATGAAGGAAAAGAAAAAGCTTATTTTGATTATACTATAAAAGCTAATGATTTTGATATTAAAAGAGCGTACAATGAAATTAAACTTTTTAGAGAGATAGCTACTGCTGCTGAAAATGCGGAAGGAATAATCTCTTTAGACTATACCATAAAAGGAATACTTAATAAAAATATGGAACCTGTTTTCCCTTCATTAGAAGGAAATGGAATACTTTCAGTAAAAAAAGTAAAAATGAAAGGATTTAAAATAATGAATGTTGTTTCACAAAAAACAAATAATCCCGACATTAAAGACCCAGATGTAAGTGAAGTTGATATAAAATCAACCATTAAGAACAATTTACTTACTGTAGAGCGTTTCAAATTTAAAGTATCTGGTTTTCGTTTACGGTTTGGAGGACAGACTAGTTTAGATGGAAAACTCAATTTAAAAATGAGATTAGGATTACCTCCTCTTGGACTTATTGGTATTCCTATTAAAGTAACAGGAACACAAGACAATCCTAAAATTCAATTAGGCAAAAAATCGGAAGATTTAGAAGAAACCATTTATGAAGATGGTGTAACACCACTTACAACTCCTACTGATTCTATAGGAATAACAAAACCTAATGTCATAATAGATTCTACTGCTGTTATTGTTCCAGTAATCCAAAATGATAGTATTAAACAAAATATATTGCCATTGGAAAAAGAAAACGATAGCATTAAACAAAACACACTACCACTAAAAAAAGAAAGCGATAGTGTTCCTAAAAAAAAGATTAATTTACCCTATTAA